Proteins encoded within one genomic window of Bermanella sp. WJH001:
- a CDS encoding NADPH:quinone oxidoreductase family protein, whose translation MKKVICEQFAPIEALKVVDTPSPEVKKNQVRINAKAIGVNYPDGLLVQGLYQMKPPTPFTPGIEVAGVIDAVGEGVDTLKVGDAVAAIMPIGGYAEQVVLHQSIVQPLPSGVSPQDATALMCAYGTSHHALKQRANLQEGEHVLVLGAAGSTGIAAIEIAKAMGAKVTAVASTQEKLDLAQKHGADNLVLNNDELADNLKKIAGNKGFDIVFDPIGGDAFDASIRRMAWNGRYLVIGFASGRIPEFAVNLALVKGFSVMGVFWGSFVQKQPQDYMANQVELFAWYNKGLLKPHIHKIYSIDDVQQALNDVLQRKVAGKVVLAP comes from the coding sequence ATGAAAAAAGTGATATGCGAGCAATTCGCCCCCATTGAAGCGTTAAAGGTCGTGGATACCCCGTCCCCTGAAGTTAAAAAGAATCAAGTGCGCATCAATGCTAAAGCCATTGGTGTGAATTACCCTGATGGCTTGTTAGTACAGGGGTTGTACCAAATGAAACCACCTACCCCGTTTACCCCAGGTATTGAAGTGGCAGGGGTCATTGATGCTGTAGGTGAAGGAGTAGATACACTAAAAGTAGGTGATGCCGTTGCCGCCATTATGCCCATAGGCGGATATGCTGAGCAGGTTGTATTGCACCAGTCTATTGTTCAACCTCTTCCAAGTGGGGTTTCACCTCAAGACGCAACTGCACTTATGTGTGCATATGGCACTTCTCATCATGCTTTAAAACAACGGGCAAACCTACAGGAAGGTGAGCATGTTTTAGTGCTGGGTGCCGCTGGCAGTACAGGCATTGCCGCTATTGAAATTGCAAAAGCCATGGGCGCAAAAGTTACAGCGGTCGCATCAACTCAAGAGAAACTGGACCTCGCACAAAAACATGGTGCTGATAACCTTGTGCTCAATAACGATGAACTTGCGGATAACCTTAAAAAGATAGCGGGCAACAAGGGCTTTGATATTGTTTTTGACCCTATCGGTGGTGATGCATTTGATGCCAGTATTCGACGCATGGCATGGAACGGTCGATATTTGGTGATAGGGTTCGCCTCAGGGCGCATACCAGAGTTTGCCGTCAACTTGGCACTGGTAAAAGGTTTTAGCGTAATGGGTGTGTTTTGGGGAAGTTTTGTGCAAAAACAACCACAAGATTATATGGCAAACCAAGTTGAGCTTTTTGCTTGGTATAACAAAGGGCTACTCAAGCCCCACATACATAAAATTTATTCAATTGATGACGTACAACAAGCATTAAACGATGTATTGCAACGTAAAGTCGCCGGTAAAGTGGTACTCGCTCCTTAA
- a CDS encoding EAL domain-containing protein has translation MTYLQRAQLWLTCTQQGFVALLPMLFLGALALTFTQFPVYFPHLEGMFVFEIATLIFHATYGLVSLFLVCSISYQLANAYKALYDLRIDALMIAMISGVTLVIMLYTAGSIKAFSNFGFEHIIHALLLGIIFTELFIVWVRFAPVQLSYLEHEIHGQLSIVIRMIFPAVVLPIVLILVYAYLFMHVDIIATVTLWLIGGVDSSEGLSLWQSIKVIMINQFAWFAGIHGTSVIATVAEVVFETTNPENFTGEMMSHFAYLGGSGCTLGLVMAMFLSRRESNRKFARYAMIPSLFNINELIIFGLPIVFNRYFFLPFILMPVLAMLLAALALSSGIVTFSTHNIPWSMPFLLSGYLLADHWSGAAIQLVICILSALVYLPFVKRHEAHQGAKQAEKIQTFISMMCRNDFDVRQALRSPDELGIFCRRIALDLNKKENLEIYYQPKLNHDGIILGAEALIRWKHPVFGALPPPVFIPIAEENGCIHSLGLWIIERCFKDMNIMARTHGFRPIPIAINISPIQLENSTFIYDVQQRLKRFTIDPMYVELEITEGRQLHLDDDLVNGLQRLARMGVRIAVDDFGMGHTSLHYLKSFPVHTIKIDGVLIKDVATSSMVQEIVQSMGQLAHGMNAILVAEWVEQAVQLEILQKLGCDQYQGQFFSMPLPLPELVAYCVKHQK, from the coding sequence ATGACGTACTTACAACGCGCACAATTGTGGCTAACATGTACTCAGCAAGGTTTTGTCGCTTTGCTACCTATGCTCTTTTTAGGGGCCTTGGCGCTTACATTTACGCAATTTCCTGTTTATTTCCCCCATCTTGAAGGCATGTTTGTCTTTGAGATTGCCACCTTAATATTTCATGCAACTTACGGTTTGGTATCGCTTTTTTTAGTCTGTAGCATCAGTTATCAATTAGCGAATGCTTATAAAGCTTTATATGATTTGCGAATAGACGCACTTATGATTGCAATGATCTCAGGTGTGACCTTGGTGATTATGTTGTATACCGCAGGTTCTATTAAGGCATTTTCTAATTTTGGTTTTGAACATATTATCCATGCATTGTTGTTGGGTATTATTTTTACTGAATTATTTATTGTATGGGTTCGTTTTGCTCCGGTTCAGTTATCGTATCTAGAACATGAGATACACGGTCAACTCTCCATTGTTATCCGCATGATCTTTCCTGCTGTGGTGTTACCAATCGTATTAATTTTAGTTTATGCATATTTATTTATGCATGTGGATATTATTGCCACAGTTACATTGTGGCTAATTGGTGGGGTTGACTCGTCTGAAGGCTTAAGCCTGTGGCAGTCCATTAAAGTGATTATGATTAATCAGTTTGCATGGTTTGCAGGTATTCATGGCACTTCTGTTATTGCCACTGTGGCTGAGGTTGTATTTGAAACCACTAACCCTGAAAACTTCACTGGTGAGATGATGAGTCATTTTGCGTATCTAGGTGGCTCTGGTTGTACCCTAGGCTTAGTCATGGCGATGTTTCTTTCTAGGCGGGAAAGTAATCGTAAATTTGCTCGTTATGCCATGATTCCAAGCTTATTTAATATCAATGAGCTTATTATTTTTGGCTTGCCAATCGTGTTTAATCGTTATTTCTTTTTGCCGTTTATTCTCATGCCTGTATTGGCGATGTTGTTAGCAGCCCTTGCCCTGTCTAGCGGTATTGTTACGTTTAGTACGCACAATATTCCATGGAGTATGCCGTTTCTTTTAAGTGGCTATTTACTGGCAGATCATTGGAGCGGAGCTGCCATTCAACTTGTGATTTGCATACTAAGTGCATTGGTTTATTTACCATTTGTTAAGCGACATGAAGCACACCAAGGGGCAAAACAAGCGGAAAAAATACAAACATTTATTTCAATGATGTGTCGAAATGATTTTGATGTGCGCCAGGCATTACGTAGTCCTGATGAGCTGGGCATATTTTGTCGACGCATTGCGCTGGACTTAAATAAAAAAGAAAATCTTGAGATTTATTATCAACCAAAACTTAATCATGATGGGATTATACTGGGTGCAGAAGCATTAATTCGCTGGAAACACCCTGTTTTTGGGGCGCTCCCCCCTCCTGTTTTTATTCCTATTGCAGAAGAGAATGGTTGTATTCATAGCTTGGGGTTGTGGATTATTGAGCGTTGCTTTAAAGATATGAACATTATGGCGCGCACCCATGGTTTTCGTCCTATTCCTATTGCGATTAATATCTCACCGATACAGCTAGAAAACTCAACGTTTATTTATGATGTGCAGCAGCGTCTTAAACGCTTCACAATTGACCCAATGTATGTGGAGTTAGAAATTACCGAAGGACGCCAGCTACATTTGGATGATGATCTTGTGAATGGTTTACAACGCTTAGCGCGCATGGGAGTTAGAATCGCAGTTGATGATTTTGGAATGGGTCATACATCGTTGCATTATTTAAAATCCTTTCCGGTTCATACCATCAAAATTGATGGTGTGCTGATTAAAGATGTTGCAACCAGCAGCATGGTGCAAGAGATTGTGCAAAGTATGGGGCAGCTTGCTCATGGCATGAATGCCATTTTGGTGGCAGAGTGGGTTGAGCAAGCAGTGCAATTAGAGATATTGCAAAAACTGGGTTGTGATCAATATCAAGGCCAGTTCTTCAGTATGCCACTGCCGCTTCCGGAGCTGGTGGCATACTGTGTAAAGCACCAAAAATAA
- a CDS encoding GGDEF and EAL domain-containing protein: MSIKAVPFQQLVEYAPAGIFHSDAKGLICYANEHWLNLLGLSKRKTDPFDWFHAIDDHQLTAFKNEWHSCIEAHESFHYETKLKPQNGLTRYIRIDANPIIQDTQLTGYVGHIKDITLRTKQEIELKKSNDLAKNLIEQSRIPYAVREHDDHISYINPAFTHVFGYDLADIRTANDWYEKAYPDERYRKAVKRDWEYYLNNLEKVHDIATMEARITCKNGSIKTVLVSPSKLLGVCEDQFSVSFYDISELKLAQDLLEKSQERFALAVKGSGVGIWDWNIKSGHVFFAPEFKQELGYSDEEFPSTVASFYQYLHPSDKQKVITAFNNHISSENTPYYIKYRMRHKDGTYHWYQGVGQALKSENGDAYRMAGSHTNISQQMLNHDELSLAKMVFDHSGEAIITTTVSGEIQATNPAFSHITGFEKEELVGSNITKIKSSRNTKFIIKEISQDLIEKGVWAGEIWCITKNNNDIAVSVIINAIKNHKGETKKFIALFTDVTEKKKTQETIWKQAHYDNLTQLLNRNSFAKYIDSAIVGQQPFALLFIDLDHFKQVNDTLGHNVGDELLVQAAHRIKHCVRNSDIVSRFGGDEFTVVLSGELSETIIDRICTQVIESLATPYDLNGEAAYISASIGITQFPKDSHDAETLYKYADQAMYNAKQNGRNRYAFFTKDLEIAANRHREVTSDLRKALDNNEFYVVYQPIINLNNGQIYKAEALLRWHHPKRGLVSPNEFIPLAEETGLINEIGDWVFKQAAVQAKILRKKINENFQISINKSPIQFYNDHETGHALWSEFLSTINLSGSAIAVEITEGLLLDSTEMVKEKLIDFQKNNMAVSLDDFGTGYSALSYLKKFNIDYIKIDRSFVMNIEVDDYNRILCETIIGMSHKLGMKVIAEGVENEQQKQILLKAKCDYGQGYLFSKPVTAEHLIKLIK, translated from the coding sequence ATGAGCATAAAAGCGGTCCCCTTTCAACAACTGGTAGAATATGCCCCTGCGGGTATATTTCATAGTGATGCCAAGGGGCTGATCTGCTATGCCAATGAACACTGGCTAAACTTACTCGGACTGAGCAAGCGCAAAACAGACCCATTTGATTGGTTTCACGCCATTGATGATCATCAACTAACAGCGTTCAAAAATGAGTGGCATTCGTGCATAGAAGCACATGAATCTTTTCATTATGAAACCAAGCTAAAACCGCAAAATGGTTTAACTCGATATATCCGCATTGATGCAAACCCCATCATCCAAGACACACAATTAACGGGATATGTGGGTCACATAAAAGACATAACCTTACGAACCAAGCAGGAAATTGAGCTAAAAAAAAGTAATGATCTAGCAAAAAATCTTATTGAACAATCAAGAATTCCATACGCAGTAAGAGAGCACGACGATCATATTAGTTATATCAATCCAGCGTTTACCCATGTGTTTGGTTACGACCTGGCGGATATACGAACAGCCAATGATTGGTATGAAAAAGCATATCCAGATGAACGCTACCGCAAAGCCGTCAAACGAGACTGGGAATATTATCTAAACAACTTAGAAAAAGTACACGATATTGCAACCATGGAAGCTCGCATAACCTGTAAAAATGGCAGCATTAAAACGGTACTGGTTTCACCTTCTAAGTTGCTTGGCGTTTGTGAAGACCAATTCTCAGTGAGCTTCTATGATATTAGTGAATTAAAATTAGCCCAAGATCTTCTAGAAAAAAGCCAAGAACGCTTTGCACTTGCAGTAAAAGGTAGCGGCGTTGGCATATGGGACTGGAACATAAAAAGTGGGCACGTATTTTTTGCCCCCGAATTTAAACAAGAACTAGGCTACAGTGATGAAGAGTTTCCAAGTACCGTTGCATCCTTCTATCAATACCTACACCCAAGCGACAAACAAAAAGTCATTACCGCTTTTAATAATCACATCTCCAGTGAAAACACACCGTATTATATAAAGTATCGAATGCGCCATAAAGATGGGACCTACCACTGGTACCAAGGCGTTGGGCAAGCGCTTAAATCCGAAAATGGCGATGCTTATCGTATGGCTGGCAGTCACACAAATATTTCTCAGCAAATGCTAAACCATGACGAGCTATCACTGGCTAAGATGGTATTCGACCATAGCGGTGAAGCCATTATCACCACGACGGTGAGCGGAGAAATTCAAGCAACCAACCCAGCATTTAGTCATATCACTGGCTTTGAGAAAGAAGAATTAGTTGGATCAAACATTACAAAAATAAAAAGCAGCAGAAATACAAAATTTATTATTAAAGAAATCAGTCAAGATCTAATAGAAAAAGGGGTATGGGCAGGTGAAATCTGGTGTATAACAAAAAACAATAATGACATTGCCGTTTCCGTGATTATTAACGCCATTAAAAATCATAAAGGTGAAACCAAAAAATTCATTGCACTATTCACAGATGTCACTGAAAAAAAGAAAACCCAAGAAACCATCTGGAAACAAGCTCACTACGACAACTTAACGCAACTATTAAATAGAAACAGCTTTGCTAAATATATCGATAGCGCCATAGTTGGTCAGCAACCTTTTGCATTATTATTTATTGATTTAGATCATTTCAAACAAGTCAACGACACCCTTGGGCATAATGTTGGCGATGAATTACTGGTACAAGCTGCACATCGCATAAAACATTGCGTTAGAAATTCAGATATTGTATCTCGATTTGGTGGTGATGAATTTACGGTCGTATTATCTGGCGAGCTAAGTGAAACCATCATTGATCGTATATGCACTCAAGTGATTGAAAGCCTAGCGACACCTTACGACTTAAATGGCGAAGCCGCTTATATCAGTGCCAGTATTGGCATCACACAGTTCCCAAAAGACAGCCATGATGCTGAAACATTGTATAAATATGCCGATCAAGCCATGTACAACGCGAAACAAAACGGGCGGAACCGTTACGCATTCTTTACCAAAGACCTTGAAATTGCGGCCAATCGTCACAGAGAGGTCACATCAGATTTACGTAAAGCCTTGGATAACAATGAATTTTATGTGGTGTACCAACCCATCATTAATCTCAACAATGGACAAATCTATAAAGCAGAAGCACTACTACGCTGGCATCATCCAAAGCGAGGTTTAGTGAGCCCTAATGAATTTATTCCTCTTGCAGAAGAAACCGGCTTAATTAACGAAATTGGAGACTGGGTATTTAAGCAAGCAGCTGTGCAAGCAAAAATTCTGCGCAAAAAAATAAATGAGAACTTTCAAATCAGCATCAATAAAAGCCCAATACAGTTTTACAACGATCACGAAACAGGTCACGCACTATGGAGCGAGTTCTTGAGCACTATCAATTTAAGTGGCAGCGCCATTGCAGTAGAAATAACTGAAGGTTTATTACTAGACAGTACCGAGATGGTCAAAGAGAAACTCATTGATTTTCAAAAGAACAATATGGCCGTTAGCCTTGATGATTTTGGAACAGGATATAGCGCGTTAAGCTACTTGAAAAAATTTAATATTGATTACATCAAAATTGATCGCAGTTTTGTAATGAACATTGAGGTGGATGACTACAATCGGATTTTATGCGAAACCATTATTGGTATGTCTCATAAGCTAGGAATGAAAGTCATTGCGGAAGGGGTTGAAAATGAACAGCAAAAGCAAATCTTACTTAAAGCAAAATGTGATTACGGGCAAGGTTACTTATTCTCCAAGCCCGTAACCGCTGAACATTTAATTAAATTAATTAAATAA